Proteins co-encoded in one Pseudomonadota bacterium genomic window:
- a CDS encoding MmgE/PrpD family protein, whose protein sequence is MNTASDEQSVALSPTSILAKFASGLSYEDIDDASINTARRHTLDTIGAIFAGSTQHATIAAARAFDTLCLSGSVPVPGFEKCYDPMSAAYVSGTAAHGLELDDGYRAGSVHPGCVVIPALISAASIGKYDGKQFISAVVVGYEIVCRLAAAMHPHSRYRGFHNTPVMGVMGAAAAVGALRNFNERQMADALGIAASSASGIFAFLRGGGEVKRTHPGQAAREGLQAALNAEHGMVGPKNVLEIEEGYFDTFAGDVNLSAVLDGLEDGPRSAKLVMAGCYIKPYAACRHIHPGIDAVVDIRTAENIDPTKVANVDVGTYEIAVGHANATYEDMLSAQMSYQFCIATALERGAVDLEHFDENARFENNVIRHVPKIHVSVDKECHDAYPRLRAAKVTIEMQDGTRFNRSVEDPYGSAGNPLPDDALQIKFNGLVRPLTDDIKAQEIERLIWGINELDDVGDLLTKLSP, encoded by the coding sequence ATGAATACAGCATCCGATGAACAGTCAGTCGCATTGTCGCCTACTTCGATTTTGGCAAAGTTTGCGAGCGGGCTTAGCTATGAGGACATAGACGATGCAAGCATAAACACGGCTCGGCGTCATACTTTAGACACAATAGGCGCAATTTTTGCCGGGAGTACACAACACGCAACTATTGCAGCTGCTAGAGCTTTTGATACTCTTTGTTTATCTGGATCGGTCCCGGTGCCAGGATTTGAAAAATGTTACGATCCCATGTCAGCCGCTTATGTCTCTGGCACTGCGGCGCATGGATTGGAACTTGATGATGGTTATCGCGCTGGATCGGTTCATCCGGGCTGTGTCGTAATTCCAGCCCTCATTAGCGCTGCCTCAATTGGGAAGTACGATGGCAAGCAGTTCATTAGTGCAGTGGTTGTAGGTTACGAAATTGTTTGTCGCCTTGCAGCTGCTATGCACCCTCATTCTCGGTATCGCGGATTTCACAATACACCGGTTATGGGGGTGATGGGAGCAGCGGCGGCTGTAGGAGCATTGCGCAACTTTAATGAACGTCAAATGGCTGATGCTCTTGGTATTGCTGCCAGCAGTGCTAGCGGAATCTTTGCATTTCTTCGTGGTGGAGGGGAGGTAAAGCGAACTCACCCAGGCCAAGCAGCGCGCGAGGGTTTGCAAGCGGCACTTAACGCCGAGCACGGTATGGTTGGTCCGAAAAATGTTCTGGAAATTGAGGAAGGCTACTTTGATACCTTTGCGGGGGATGTAAATTTAAGTGCTGTCCTAGATGGGCTTGAAGATGGACCGCGATCAGCAAAGCTTGTAATGGCGGGTTGCTACATCAAACCCTACGCCGCTTGTCGACACATACACCCAGGTATTGACGCAGTTGTCGATATTCGTACAGCTGAAAACATCGACCCAACAAAAGTGGCCAATGTAGATGTTGGCACCTACGAGATTGCTGTTGGGCATGCCAATGCCACTTACGAAGATATGCTTTCTGCACAAATGAGTTATCAGTTCTGCATTGCGACTGCTTTGGAGCGAGGTGCGGTAGACCTTGAACATTTCGATGAAAACGCAAGGTTTGAAAATAATGTTATCCGGCATGTCCCCAAAATACACGTATCTGTCGATAAAGAGTGCCATGATGCATATCCACGGTTAAGGGCAGCTAAGGTTACAATTGAAATGCAAGACGGGACCCGATTTAATCGGTCCGTCGAGGATCCTTATGGAAGCGCGGGTAATCCGCTTCCAGACGATGCGTTGCAAATTAAATTTAATGGTCTTGTTCGGCCTTTGACTGATGATATTAAGGCCCAAGAGATCGAAAGATTAATTTGGGGCATCAACGAACTCGACGATGTAGGTGATTTGCTGACTAAATTAAGCCCTTAA
- a CDS encoding Ldh family oxidoreductase encodes MVEMIRVPVEECRTICIEAYERNGVAPEIASLATDQFILCDLLGIQTHGILRLSHYIGRLQAGGIEPATGITVDRKTPAMAIVDGGNTLGTAVAGRATEVAIEIAQEVGIAFISVKNSNHFGANASFGWGACEAGTILLSGTNGSLTMPATGGMAQVVGNNPIGYAAPRKGGKHFILDFALSVQSRGKIRRAAELGEPIPEGWGLDSNGMDTKDAAKVLQGFVLPVGGHKGYGLALAVDMLTGVLSGGNYAPLIKSQFYEPDKPSGICHYFICIDPDKLIGRDTFQARLEDYCSWIKEQPSIDPKVPVRVPGERAAEAYAENLRKGILVDSDHHKRNQGLAKGTVKGVIPEG; translated from the coding sequence ATGGTTGAAATGATTAGAGTGCCGGTTGAGGAATGTCGGACTATCTGCATTGAAGCTTACGAACGTAACGGCGTTGCACCCGAAATAGCCTCACTAGCAACGGACCAATTTATTTTATGTGATTTGCTTGGCATTCAGACACATGGAATACTGAGGTTGAGCCACTATATTGGACGGCTTCAGGCAGGAGGGATTGAACCAGCAACGGGTATAACTGTTGATCGAAAAACACCAGCAATGGCCATAGTAGATGGTGGAAATACCCTAGGAACGGCAGTTGCAGGTCGAGCTACTGAAGTTGCGATTGAAATTGCACAAGAAGTCGGTATTGCGTTTATAAGCGTCAAAAATAGTAACCACTTTGGAGCTAACGCCAGCTTTGGTTGGGGTGCTTGCGAAGCCGGAACGATCTTGTTGTCTGGCACTAATGGTTCACTAACGATGCCGGCAACTGGGGGAATGGCACAGGTCGTCGGCAACAATCCGATTGGTTATGCTGCCCCTCGAAAAGGTGGTAAACACTTTATCCTCGATTTTGCGCTAAGTGTCCAATCACGCGGCAAAATAAGACGTGCTGCAGAATTGGGCGAGCCTATTCCCGAAGGCTGGGGGCTTGACTCAAATGGCATGGATACGAAGGATGCGGCGAAGGTGTTGCAAGGATTTGTCCTGCCCGTTGGTGGACATAAAGGATATGGGCTTGCTTTGGCAGTAGATATGTTGACTGGTGTTTTGAGCGGAGGGAATTATGCACCATTAATCAAATCCCAGTTTTATGAACCGGATAAACCTTCGGGCATCTGCCACTATTTTATTTGTATTGATCCGGATAAACTAATCGGTCGTGACACGTTTCAAGCTCGTCTAGAGGACTACTGTTCGTGGATAAAGGAACAACCCTCAATCGATCCAAAAGTGCCCGTCCGAGTTCCTGGAGAAAGGGCTGCTGAGGCATATGCAGAGAATCTTCGCAAGGGTATATTGGTTGACTCTGATCACCATAAGCGCAATCAAGGCCTTGCCAAAGGCACTGTGAAAGGGGTTATTCCGGAGGGTTAA
- a CDS encoding aminotransferase class III-fold pyridoxal phosphate-dependent enzyme: protein MTNLANDFRNHWMPYTANRDFSEAPRLVSDGQGIQLRKTDGEIVLDAVSGLFCTPAGLGRTEIANAVAKQLETLSYVTSFQHGHGKSFDLARRIASLTPGDLDHIFFSNSGSEAVETALKIALAYHAARGESGRTRLVGRERAYHGVNFGGLSVGGIARNKHGFSLSLPGVLHLRHTWLDENRFTRGQPKSGVELADDLQRFCDTHGSNSIAACIVEPVAGSTGCLPPPLGYLERLRNICDTNGILLIFDEVICGFGRMGTNFGSDRFKVVPDMITMAKALTNGAIPMGAVAVASKIYNTVIGEAPDKSIELFHGYTYTAHPVACAAALASLDIYESEGLFERSAALEKPFLEELFALADLHLVKDIRGIGMLGAVDLDCDETVGKRGHRALKAFFDAGVLVKMTGDTIIIAPPFISSEADLGSMFGRVRSVLENI, encoded by the coding sequence ATGACTAACCTTGCGAATGATTTCCGTAATCATTGGATGCCATATACTGCTAACCGAGATTTTTCTGAAGCACCGCGGTTGGTTTCGGATGGGCAGGGTATACAATTAAGGAAAACGGATGGAGAGATTGTTCTTGATGCTGTTTCGGGTCTTTTTTGTACTCCTGCAGGATTGGGAAGAACTGAGATTGCAAACGCTGTCGCAAAGCAACTAGAGACGCTTTCGTATGTAACCAGTTTTCAACATGGGCATGGAAAATCATTCGATTTGGCAAGGCGTATAGCCAGCCTTACTCCCGGTGATTTAGATCATATTTTTTTCAGCAATTCTGGGTCAGAAGCAGTAGAAACGGCTTTAAAAATTGCACTTGCTTATCACGCTGCCAGGGGCGAATCCGGAAGAACACGACTTGTTGGGCGTGAAAGGGCGTACCACGGTGTCAACTTTGGTGGCCTATCTGTGGGCGGTATTGCGCGAAATAAGCATGGCTTCAGTTTGTCTCTGCCGGGGGTGCTTCATTTACGTCACACTTGGCTTGATGAAAATCGCTTTACCCGAGGCCAGCCAAAATCAGGGGTGGAGCTAGCAGATGATTTGCAAAGGTTTTGTGATACCCACGGCTCAAATTCCATAGCGGCATGTATTGTTGAGCCAGTAGCGGGGTCGACGGGCTGCTTGCCCCCACCGCTCGGATATCTTGAGCGGCTACGCAATATCTGCGACACAAATGGTATTCTGCTCATTTTTGACGAAGTTATTTGTGGCTTTGGTCGCATGGGCACAAATTTTGGATCGGATCGTTTCAAGGTTGTGCCAGATATGATTACCATGGCTAAGGCACTTACGAACGGAGCGATTCCAATGGGGGCCGTGGCCGTGGCCAGCAAAATTTACAATACGGTAATTGGTGAGGCTCCTGACAAATCAATAGAATTGTTCCATGGTTACACGTATACAGCTCACCCCGTTGCGTGTGCTGCGGCGCTGGCATCTCTTGATATATATGAAAGTGAAGGTCTTTTTGAAAGATCCGCCGCCCTCGAAAAGCCCTTCTTGGAGGAGTTATTTGCATTAGCAGATCTGCACTTAGTAAAAGACATTAGAGGAATAGGGATGCTTGGGGCGGTTGACTTGGATTGTGATGAAACCGTGGGTAAGCGTGGTCATCGTGCTTTGAAGGCGTTTTTTGATGCCGGAGTTTTAGTTAAAATGACCGGTGATACCATAATCATAGCGCCGCCATTTATTTCTAGTGAAGCCGATCTTGGCTCAATGTTTGGCAGAGTACGCAGCGTGCTTGAGAACATTTAG
- a CDS encoding CoA transferase yields the protein MPKTNTYSLNGPLQGLRVLDIATYVASPFCATLMAEFGAEVIKVELPDVGDPCRKLGTVDDCGDTLVWLSEARNKKSITLDLKKKEGANLFKRLASTCDVITENFQPGTLEKWGLGWKTLHKINPKMVMLRVSGYGQTGPYSSKPGFGRIGNAFGGISFLAGEPNGAPATPGSATLADYLAGIFGGFGVMAALKHADATGIGQFIDIGLYEPIFRILDEIAPAYDKHGYIRQRMGAATVNVCPHSHYPTKDRRWIAIACTNDKIFARLAKAMGSSELANQGKYGSINQRENDRENVDKIVTEWTLQHSQKELIKLCDSAEVPCGIVASIDEIFENEHYAARGNIARPKDERADKLAVPNIVPRLSETPGSIRWLGPALGQHNAEVYGEILGLKEADLELLRQKKVI from the coding sequence ATGCCAAAGACAAACACTTACTCGCTAAATGGGCCTCTGCAAGGTCTTCGCGTATTGGATATAGCCACATACGTTGCTTCACCCTTTTGCGCGACATTAATGGCTGAGTTTGGAGCCGAGGTAATAAAGGTGGAGTTGCCAGACGTGGGGGACCCCTGTCGTAAATTAGGCACCGTCGATGACTGTGGGGATACCTTGGTTTGGTTATCGGAGGCTAGAAATAAGAAATCAATTACGCTCGACTTAAAGAAAAAAGAGGGTGCGAATTTATTCAAGCGGCTAGCTAGCACGTGTGATGTTATCACAGAAAATTTTCAACCCGGCACACTCGAAAAATGGGGATTGGGTTGGAAAACCTTGCATAAAATAAATCCTAAAATGGTAATGCTGCGTGTCTCGGGTTACGGCCAAACCGGCCCCTATAGCAGCAAGCCAGGATTTGGTCGGATTGGGAATGCATTCGGTGGAATTTCTTTTCTCGCTGGCGAGCCAAATGGGGCGCCAGCAACCCCGGGATCTGCAACCCTCGCTGATTACCTTGCTGGTATATTCGGTGGCTTCGGAGTTATGGCAGCGTTAAAACACGCTGATGCAACGGGCATCGGACAATTTATTGATATCGGCCTCTATGAACCAATCTTTCGTATCCTTGATGAAATAGCGCCTGCATATGATAAACATGGTTATATCCGTCAACGCATGGGAGCAGCCACGGTGAACGTGTGTCCGCATAGTCATTATCCGACTAAAGATAGGCGATGGATTGCCATCGCATGCACAAATGACAAAATTTTTGCCCGCCTTGCAAAGGCAATGGGCAGCAGCGAACTGGCAAACCAAGGGAAATATGGCTCGATAAATCAACGAGAGAATGACCGTGAAAATGTTGATAAAATTGTCACCGAATGGACTCTGCAACATAGTCAGAAAGAATTGATCAAACTTTGCGATTCGGCCGAAGTTCCCTGCGGTATAGTAGCATCGATCGACGAAATCTTTGAAAATGAGCACTATGCCGCCCGCGGAAATATCGCTCGTCCGAAAGATGAAAGAGCAGACAAATTGGCGGTTCCAAATATCGTGCCTCGACTGTCTGAGACACCCGGTTCAATAAGATGGCTAGGGCCTGCTCTTGGTCAGCATAATGCTGAGGTTTACGGAGAAATATTAGGTTTAAAAGAGGCTGATTTAGAACTACTCCGGCAAAAAAAGGTGATTTAA
- a CDS encoding bifunctional enoyl-CoA hydratase/phosphate acetyltransferase, protein MLKTDAYQCPVSLMKQAGSLSPTPTAIVGAHSVLPMKSAKLAQEQKLISPVFVGHRIEILKIAEDLDWDINVERIIHTETDKDTADVAAVLAGNGEVAALMKGQVHTDEFMHGILRREAGLRTDRRLTHIFHMTLPEHNNSLMITDGAVNVAPSIDTRLQAAQHAIDLSHILGNDNPKVAVLSGTESPIKSMPSSIEAVEITKRAVNEISGGQVFGPLAFDNAISTKAANLKKIDHPVAGNADILLVPNIETGNALFKMMVYFMSACAAGIVLGAKVPIILTSRADPPEARVASAALANIVAQAGKASKRK, encoded by the coding sequence ATGCTTAAGACAGATGCATATCAATGTCCCGTATCTTTGATGAAACAAGCGGGTTCACTAAGCCCAACACCGACAGCTATAGTTGGGGCTCATAGCGTGCTGCCAATGAAAAGTGCAAAGCTTGCTCAAGAGCAGAAACTTATTTCACCCGTATTTGTTGGACATAGAATTGAAATTCTAAAGATAGCTGAAGATTTAGATTGGGATATAAACGTGGAGCGTATCATACATACCGAAACGGATAAAGATACCGCCGATGTTGCCGCTGTGTTAGCCGGCAATGGAGAGGTTGCAGCTCTGATGAAAGGCCAGGTACACACTGACGAATTTATGCATGGCATCCTCAGAAGAGAGGCCGGCTTGCGAACAGATCGCCGCTTAACCCACATCTTTCACATGACGCTACCCGAGCATAATAATTCTCTCATGATCACAGATGGTGCAGTTAATGTAGCCCCCTCAATTGATACCCGACTTCAAGCAGCCCAGCATGCAATCGACCTTTCCCATATATTGGGGAATGATAACCCTAAAGTCGCGGTCCTCTCCGGAACTGAGTCGCCAATCAAAAGTATGCCCAGCAGTATTGAGGCAGTAGAAATTACTAAGAGAGCCGTAAATGAAATTTCTGGCGGCCAAGTTTTCGGGCCATTGGCTTTTGATAATGCAATTTCAACCAAAGCTGCCAACCTAAAAAAAATAGACCACCCGGTCGCTGGAAATGCCGATATTCTTTTAGTCCCAAATATCGAAACTGGAAATGCACTTTTCAAAATGATGGTTTATTTCATGAGCGCCTGTGCGGCCGGAATTGTTCTAGGAGCCAAGGTGCCAATAATTTTGACAAGTCGCGCTGACCCGCCAGAGGCACGAGTTGCTTCTGCCGCTCTTGCTAACATTGTCGCCCAAGCAGGCAAAGCCAGTAAGAGAAAATGA
- a CDS encoding gamma-glutamyltransferase has translation MLYHQKWELKKKTVRGANGVVSSQHYLASEVGAEILRAGGNAVDAAIATSFAVSVVEPWMSGLGGGGYMQVALADEATNYRTFHFGMRSPSEIDTDYYPLAEGNLSSGDLFSWPSVLEDRNIVGFHSIAVPGQIAGVAKAHARYATMPWRELLQPAIDLAKRGLPITWSMSLRCLGAAKELKQFNTSREIYLDAHDLPLQPIQGQDLPLSPLGKLPMTLERLAEAGADDFYRGDIAQTIIADLRDGGNTITATDLSEYNAQETDSLAIPYRDITVHATPHLTAGPTMARVVDLAADLVQRKGTPEASTYACWASSLEQAYNERLATMGDTIDSNGCTTHISIADKHGNLVSLTQTLLSVFGSRVTLPETGILMNNGIYWFNPLPNKPNSLAPNKGALCNMCPAIVEKNGKPYFAIGASGGRRIMPAVFQLISMIGILEMELDAAAHQPRIDVSGEGRCTVDPELGIEIRDAIEKRMPVVVGENSVFPTLYACPNIALIEPSGEFAGFTHPMTPTSATVAV, from the coding sequence TTGCTTTATCACCAAAAATGGGAATTAAAAAAAAAGACTGTTAGGGGGGCTAATGGCGTCGTATCCAGCCAGCACTATCTGGCCTCAGAAGTTGGCGCTGAAATTCTTCGCGCTGGCGGCAATGCCGTTGATGCTGCGATCGCAACCTCCTTTGCGGTATCAGTCGTTGAGCCATGGATGAGCGGCCTTGGTGGCGGTGGCTATATGCAAGTAGCCCTCGCCGACGAAGCAACAAACTACAGAACTTTTCATTTTGGGATGCGTTCGCCAAGTGAAATTGATACTGATTATTATCCTCTTGCAGAAGGGAATTTATCTAGCGGGGACCTCTTTTCATGGCCAAGTGTTTTGGAAGACCGAAATATCGTTGGTTTTCACTCAATAGCGGTACCGGGACAGATTGCAGGTGTTGCCAAAGCTCATGCTCGCTACGCAACAATGCCGTGGAGAGAGCTTCTACAGCCGGCAATTGATTTAGCAAAACGCGGGTTACCAATCACCTGGAGCATGTCGCTTCGATGTCTAGGTGCGGCAAAGGAATTAAAGCAGTTTAATACATCACGAGAAATTTATCTTGATGCTCACGACCTTCCACTACAACCAATTCAGGGCCAGGACCTTCCGCTATCGCCGCTAGGAAAGTTGCCGATGACACTTGAACGCCTTGCCGAAGCGGGTGCGGATGATTTTTACCGTGGTGACATAGCTCAAACGATAATTGCAGACCTTAGGGATGGTGGAAATACCATAACCGCGACCGATCTGTCCGAGTATAATGCTCAAGAAACCGATAGTCTCGCAATTCCTTACCGCGACATAACTGTTCATGCAACGCCGCACCTGACTGCAGGGCCTACAATGGCGCGTGTAGTGGATTTAGCCGCAGATTTGGTGCAAAGAAAAGGCACCCCAGAGGCATCAACTTACGCATGTTGGGCTAGCTCTTTGGAGCAGGCATATAATGAGCGACTAGCAACCATGGGTGATACGATTGACTCAAATGGATGCACTACTCATATCAGCATAGCGGACAAACACGGGAATTTGGTAAGCCTAACGCAAACTTTGCTCTCTGTTTTCGGAAGTCGTGTGACCTTGCCAGAAACCGGAATACTCATGAATAACGGCATATACTGGTTTAACCCACTCCCCAACAAACCAAATTCACTTGCACCAAACAAAGGGGCACTTTGCAATATGTGCCCAGCAATCGTAGAAAAGAATGGGAAACCTTATTTCGCAATAGGTGCATCTGGTGGACGGCGAATTATGCCGGCTGTATTTCAGCTAATATCAATGATAGGAATTTTGGAAATGGAATTGGATGCCGCTGCCCACCAACCGCGCATTGACGTAAGTGGAGAGGGTCGATGCACTGTAGATCCAGAATTAGGGATAGAAATACGTGATGCGATAGAAAAACGAATGCCTGTCGTAGTTGGCGAAAATTCAGTTTTCCCAACATTATATGCCTGCCCTAACATCGCATTAATTGAGCCTTCAGGGGAGTTTGCAGGATTCACACACCCCATGACCCCCACCTCAGCCACTGTTGCCGTGTGA
- the sfsA gene encoding DNA/RNA nuclease SfsA: MEFKVPLQKATLVRRYKRFLSDMLLPNGTNVVAHCANSGSMLGLTQPGSEVWLSPNTNPKAKLDWRWELVRADGHLVGINTSHPNRIVEAAIEGDEIAQLRGYKNIRREVRYGVNSRIDLLLEAPDKKPCFVEVKNVTLKRKDHAEFPDAVTKRGEKHLRELACMRADGNRALMFYLVQRGDCNSFRLAADLDPAYTRAFFEARDAGVEAVCYACDISPTSIRIVRQIPIDC, translated from the coding sequence ATGGAATTCAAAGTACCACTACAAAAAGCTACGCTCGTAAGACGTTACAAACGTTTCCTAAGCGATATGTTGTTGCCGAATGGGACAAACGTAGTAGCACATTGTGCAAATTCGGGGTCTATGTTGGGCCTCACGCAGCCAGGCAGTGAAGTATGGTTGTCACCTAACACCAATCCAAAAGCTAAACTCGATTGGCGCTGGGAACTTGTCCGAGCTGATGGACACCTTGTTGGTATAAATACCTCTCATCCTAACCGCATAGTAGAAGCCGCGATTGAGGGGGACGAAATAGCTCAATTAAGAGGCTACAAAAACATCCGCCGTGAGGTCAGGTATGGCGTTAATAGTCGAATAGATCTTCTTCTTGAAGCACCAGACAAAAAACCATGCTTCGTCGAGGTAAAAAATGTTACATTAAAACGCAAAGATCATGCAGAATTTCCTGATGCAGTAACAAAACGTGGAGAGAAGCATCTTCGTGAATTGGCATGCATGAGGGCGGATGGGAATCGAGCATTGATGTTTTACTTGGTACAACGGGGTGATTGTAATTCTTTCAGGCTCGCTGCTGATCTCGACCCCGCCTACACAAGGGCTTTTTTTGAAGCACGAGACGCTGGCGTCGAGGCCGTGTGCTATGCCTGTGATATCTCACCTACCAGTATAAGAATTGTGCGTCAAATACCCATTGATTGTTGA
- the queC gene encoding 7-cyano-7-deazaguanine synthase QueC, whose product MTHHFGIILLSGGLDSTTLASMAVKEDIELLALTFDYGQNHRHEINSAKAIASKLGITQVTVDVSFYKELANHSALTNSTAHQLPKGRSKEEIETDIPISYVPLRNTFFLTLAAARLESMALTAIETRAAQPQDVRATIFIAANAIDYSGYPDCRPEFYRLAAQTLQKGSKLWAQYSIPFRIETPLITMSKADIVRTAFKNNAPIELSWSCYNDGKIPCGECDSCQLRAKGFAEAAKTDPSLSLFKGLI is encoded by the coding sequence ATGACACATCATTTCGGTATAATACTCTTGTCTGGCGGGTTAGACTCAACAACGCTCGCTTCTATGGCGGTGAAAGAGGATATTGAACTTTTAGCGTTAACTTTTGACTATGGCCAAAACCATAGGCATGAAATCAACTCCGCAAAAGCAATAGCTTCGAAGTTAGGTATCACTCAGGTGACCGTAGATGTTTCTTTTTATAAGGAGCTTGCAAACCATTCTGCACTGACCAATTCAACGGCGCATCAGTTACCAAAAGGACGCAGCAAGGAGGAAATAGAGACAGACATCCCCATCAGCTATGTGCCATTACGTAATACATTTTTCTTAACACTTGCTGCAGCCCGCCTTGAGAGTATGGCGCTAACGGCGATCGAAACACGCGCCGCACAACCTCAAGATGTGCGAGCAACAATATTTATAGCTGCAAACGCCATCGATTATAGCGGGTATCCGGACTGCCGGCCTGAGTTTTACAGATTAGCAGCTCAAACCCTGCAAAAAGGCAGCAAACTGTGGGCTCAGTACAGTATTCCTTTTCGCATTGAAACACCGCTGATTACTATGAGCAAAGCAGATATCGTTCGCACAGCATTCAAAAATAATGCCCCCATCGAACTAAGTTGGAGCTGTTATAACGACGGCAAAATACCATGTGGTGAGTGCGACAGCTGCCAGTTACGCGCAAAAGGCTTCGCTGAGGCTGCAAAAACCGACCCATCTCTTTCTCTGTTTAAGGGCTTAATTTAG
- a CDS encoding phosphosulfolactate synthase, with product MGDIDTDINGYFEYERLKAPTRQGKPRKTGLTAMIDVGPSDFGWTGPRGLRDLLDYGAEFVDYAKIFAINALDYPPSLVKKIVYTYRDYGVIPFAGGILFETAYHQNAVDELITHLRRLDIDMLELSENYIELENDVRKQQINLLQGAGLTVVYEFGRKIPTSPLSIDFLGSMVESMMDLGVDHIIIEQSEIDMLASENPKALQTLPKQSWFKHCVLEPDPYSFPQQHIQMINDFGPDVSLCNVTPEQVLKLEGFRRGIGRPVQYSFLSDNLK from the coding sequence ATGGGTGATATCGATACCGACATTAACGGCTATTTCGAATATGAGCGCTTGAAGGCGCCCACGCGTCAGGGCAAACCGAGGAAAACTGGGCTAACAGCAATGATTGATGTTGGGCCTAGTGATTTTGGTTGGACAGGCCCGAGAGGACTTCGGGACCTACTCGATTATGGGGCTGAGTTCGTCGATTACGCAAAAATATTTGCCATAAACGCTTTGGATTACCCCCCATCCTTAGTAAAGAAAATTGTGTACACTTACAGAGATTATGGTGTCATTCCCTTTGCTGGCGGGATTCTATTTGAAACAGCCTATCATCAGAATGCAGTTGATGAATTGATTACTCATCTTCGACGATTGGACATCGATATGCTTGAGTTGTCAGAAAATTATATAGAGTTAGAGAACGATGTTAGAAAGCAGCAAATTAATTTGTTGCAGGGTGCGGGTCTTACCGTAGTCTATGAGTTTGGCAGAAAAATACCTACGTCACCTCTCAGTATCGATTTTCTAGGATCAATGGTAGAGAGTATGATGGATTTGGGTGTAGATCATATCATTATAGAGCAAAGTGAGATTGACATGTTGGCATCCGAGAACCCCAAGGCTCTGCAGACACTTCCCAAACAATCTTGGTTTAAACACTGCGTGCTTGAGCCTGACCCATATTCTTTTCCGCAGCAACACATACAAATGATTAATGATTTTGGCCCAGATGTTAGCTTATGTAATGTGACTCCGGAACAGGTATTGAAATTGGAGGGCTTTCGTCGCGGGATCGGACGCCCCGTCCAATATTCTTTTCTCTCAGACAACCTAAAGTAA
- a CDS encoding cyclophilin-like fold protein, whose amino-acid sequence MTRLRISFSKIFIEVETFDTQTAKSILACLPFTSSAMTWGEEVYFSTPVETTLEPNAKSIVVPGEIAYWPAGNAIAIGFGPTPISVGNEIRLASPCNIWGKAGTEVFDLAQVKPGELVSINLPE is encoded by the coding sequence ATGACGAGATTGCGGATATCTTTCAGCAAAATTTTTATTGAGGTGGAAACGTTTGATACCCAAACGGCAAAATCAATTCTCGCTTGTCTCCCATTCACGTCTTCAGCTATGACGTGGGGAGAAGAGGTCTATTTTTCAACGCCAGTTGAAACCACCCTCGAACCAAATGCAAAATCTATAGTTGTACCCGGCGAGATAGCCTATTGGCCTGCCGGAAATGCGATTGCTATAGGCTTCGGACCCACACCAATTTCAGTCGGCAATGAAATACGCCTTGCTAGTCCATGTAACATTTGGGGGAAAGCAGGCACTGAGGTCTTTGACTTGGCACAAGTAAAGCCTGGAGAGCTCGTATCAATAAATTTGCCGGAATGA